From a region of the Narcine bancroftii isolate sNarBan1 chromosome 5, sNarBan1.hap1, whole genome shotgun sequence genome:
- the LOC138764879 gene encoding potassium voltage-gated channel subfamily A member 2-like, protein MTVAHGDNVDELAALPVQNQDFYGLEQNHECCERVVINISGLRFETQLRTLGQFPDTLLGDPKKRMGYFDPLRNEYFFDRNRPSFDAILYYYQSGGRLRRPVNVPLDIFAEEIRFYELGEEAMEMFREDEGFIKEEERPLPENEFQRQIWLLFEYPESSGPARVIAIMSVTVILISIVSFCLETLPVFRDDKENPAGGRPQYSNDTAPYHSPNFADPFFIVETLCIIWFSFEFLVRLFACPSKPSFFRNIMNIIDIVAITPYFITLGTELAEQQQQQQVSNGQQQGQQAMSLAILRVIRLVRVFRIFKLSRHSKGLQILGQTLKASMRELGLLIFFLFIGVILFSSAVYFAEADEAASYFDSIPDAFWWAVVSMTTVGYGDMYPITIGGKMVGSLCAIAGVLTIALPVPVIVSNFNYFYHRETENEEQAQYLHVRSCPTIPSVTNLKKSNSTSSICKSEYTQEGLVGPRHPPDHSLHNDNCTLSNPNYVNITKIRSDV, encoded by the coding sequence ATGACAGTGGCCCATGGGGACAACGTTGATGAGTTGGCTGCTCTCCCAGTCCAGAACCAGGACTTTTATGGGCTAGAGCAGAATCATGAGTGCTGCGAGCGGGTGGTCATCAATATCTCAGGGCTTCGATTTGAGACTCAGCTGAGGACCCTGGGACAGTTCCCCGACACCCTGCTGGGGGACCCCAAGAAGAGGATGGGCTACTTTGACCCTCTGAGGAATGAATATTTCTTTGACAGGAACCGGCCAAGTTTTGACGCTATCCTGTATTACTACCAGTCAGGAGGGAGGCTGCGCAGGCCTGTCAACGTGCCCTTGGATATTTTTGCTGAGGAAATACGGTTCTATGAGCTTGGAGAGGAGGCCATGGAGATGTTCAGAGAGGATGAAGGTTTTATCAAGGAAGAGGAACGACCTTTACCGGAGAATGAGTTCCAGCGACAGATCTGGCTACTCTTTGAGTACCCTGAAAGCTCAGGTCCAGCCCGAGTTATTGCCATCATGTCTGTTACAGTCATCCTTATTTCCATCGTCAGCTTCTGTCTGGAAACACTCCCTGTCTTTAGAGATGACAAAGAGAATCCAGCTGGAGGAAGACCTCAGTATAGCAATGACACAGCTCCCTATCACAGTCCGAACTTCGCTGATCCTTTCTTCATTGTTGAGACCCTCTGCATCATTTGGTTCTCCTTTGAGTTCCTTGTCAGGTTGTTTGCTTGTCCGAGCAAGCCCAGCTTCTTCAGAAATATAATGAATATCATTGACATTGTCGCCATTACTCCATACTTCATAACCCTGGGCACTGAGTTGGCtgaacagcagcagcagcagcaggtaAGCAATGGGCAGCAACAAGGACAACAGGCCATGTCCCTGGCCATCTTAAGGGTCATCCGTCTGGTCAGAGTCTTCAGAATATTCAAACTCTCCAGACATTCCAAAGGTCTGCAGATCCTCGGGCAGACATTGAAGGCCAGCATGAGGGAGTTGGGGCTCCTTATCTTCTTCCTATTCATCGGAGTCATCCTCTTCTCCAGTGCCGTCTACTTTGCTGAGGCAGATGAAGCTGCCTCCTACTTTGACAGCATCCCCGACGCTTTCTGGTGGGCGGTGGTATCCATGACGACAGTGGGGTATGGAGACATGTACCCCATAACCATCGGGGGCAAGATGGTGGGTTCCCTGTGTGCCATCGCTGGGGTACTGACCATCGCACTCCCCGTGCCAGTCATTGTCTCCAACTTCAATTACTTCTACCATCGAGAGACAGAGAACGAGGAGCAGGCCCAGTACCTGCACGTCAGGAGCTGTCCCACTATCCCATCCGTTACCAATCTGAAGAAAAGTAACAGCACTTCAAGCATCTGCAAATCAGAATACACCCAGGAGGGGCTAGTTGGGCCTCGCCACCCCCCTGATCACAGTCTTCACAATGACAACTGTACTTTATCAAATCCCAACTATGTGAACATCACCAAGATACGGAGTGACGTGTGA